A window from Peromyscus eremicus chromosome 1, PerEre_H2_v1, whole genome shotgun sequence encodes these proteins:
- the LOC131919645 gene encoding L-lactate dehydrogenase A chain-like, protein MSKSSGGCTYTETSVLFFHFKVPRGSKSTKMATLKDQLIVNLLKEEQTPQNKITVVGVGAVGMACAISILMKDLADELALVDVMEDKLKGEMMDLQHGSLFLRTPKIVSSKDYSVTANSQLVIITAGARQQEGESRLNLVQRNVNIFKFIIPNVVKYSPNCKLLIVSNPVDILTYVAWKISGFPKNRVIGSGCNLDSARFRYLMGERLGIHPLSCHGWVLGEHGDSSVPVWSGVNVAGVSLKNLNPELGSDADKEQWKEVHKQVVDSAYEVIKLKGYTSWAIGLSVADLAESMMKNLRRVHPISTMIKGLYGIKDDVFLSVPCVLGQNGISDVVKVTLTSEEEARLKKSADTLWGIQKELQF, encoded by the exons ATGAGTAAGTCTTCAGGAGGATGCACTTACACGGAGACCTCggtattatttttccatttcaag GTCCCAAGAGGTTCAAAGTCCACCAAGATGGCAACCCTCAAGGATCAGCTGATTGTGAATCTACTTAAGGAAGAACAAACCCCCCAGAACAAGATTACGGTTGTTGGGGTTGGTGCTGTTGGCATGGCTTGTGCCATCAGTATCCTAATGAAG GACTTGGCCGATGAGCTTGCCCTTGTTGATGTCATGGAAGACAAGCTAAAAGGAGAGATGATGGATCTCCAGCATGGCAGCCTTTTTCTCAGAACACCAAAAATTGTCTCTAGCAAAG ACTATAGTGTGACTGCAAACTCCCAGCTGGTCATTATCACAGCGGGGGCCCGTCAGCAAGAGGGAGAGAGCCGACTCAACCTGGTCCAGCGAAATGTGAACATCTTCAAGTTCATCATTCCCAATGTTGTGAAGTACAGTCCAAACTGCAAGCTGCTTATTGTTTCAAACCCAG ttgATATCTTGACCTACGTGGCCTGGAAGATAAGTGGCTTCCCCAAAAACCGAGTTATTGGGAGTGGTTGCAATCTGGATTCAGCTCGGTTCCGTTACCTGATGGGGGAAAGACTGGGCATTCACCCGCTAAGCTGTCATGGATGGGTCCTAGGGGAGCATGGGGACTCCAGTG TGCCTGTGTGGAGTGGTGTGAATGTTGCTGGAGTCTCGCTGAAGAATCTGAACCCAGAACTGGGCAGCGATGCGGACAAGGAGCAGTGGAAGGAGGTTCACAAGCAGGTGGTTGACAG CGCCTATGAGGTGATTAAACTCAAAGGATATACATCCTGGGCCATTGGCCTCTCCGTGGCCGACCTGGCTGAGAGCATGATGAAGAATCTTAGGCGGGTGCATCCCATTTCTACCATGATTAAG GGTCTCTATGGAATCAAGGATGATGTCTTCCTCAGTGTCCCTTGTGTCCTGGGACAAAATGGAATCTCAGATGTTGTGAAGGTGACTCTGACTTCTGAAGAGGAGGCCCGCTTGAAGAAGAGTGCAGATACGCTCTGGGGCATCCAGAAAGAGCTGCAGTTCTAA